One genomic segment of Rivularia sp. PCC 7116 includes these proteins:
- a CDS encoding DUF2243 domain-containing protein — protein sequence MESPLASNQRKPLILAGICLGIGLGGFFDGIVLHQILQWHHMLSNVKPLTNRSNIDLNVLADGFFHVFDFLMTILGVVLLWKVAKRSDVVWSSKTFFGSILIGIGLFDFVEGLIDHQILGVHHVKPGANEFAWDMGFLALGLSLVVIGWLIANSNRVASNQ from the coding sequence ATGGAATCACCATTAGCTAGCAATCAACGCAAACCGCTAATCTTAGCTGGAATCTGTTTGGGTATAGGTTTAGGAGGGTTTTTTGATGGGATTGTGCTGCATCAAATCCTACAATGGCATCATATGTTGAGTAATGTAAAACCCTTAACAAATCGCTCTAATATAGATTTAAACGTGCTTGCTGATGGTTTCTTCCACGTCTTCGACTTCTTGATGACCATTTTAGGAGTTGTTTTACTATGGAAAGTCGCGAAGCGTAGCGATGTTGTTTGGTCTTCTAAAACTTTTTTTGGCTCAATTTTGATTGGTATTGGTTTATTTGATTTTGTTGAAGGATTAATAGATCATCAAATACTTGGAGTTCATCACGTTAAACCCGGAGCAAATGAATTTGCTTGGGATATGGGATTTTTAGCTCTTGGTTTATCTCTTGTAGTAATTGGTTGGCTGATTGCTAATAGCAATCGAGTGGCTAGCAATCAGTAA
- a CDS encoding NADAR family protein, producing MTIYFYKVWQPYGCFSNFSLHSIEMHNTLWATVEHYYQAQKFAGSPDEEIIPIIHQASTPEEAAALGRCSSRQMRSDWELVKTQIMREAVLNKFLTHHDIRDILLSTGDRLLVEDSPRDYFWGCGANKTGQNHLGQILMSVREELRILSMKAIAK from the coding sequence ATGACTATTTATTTTTACAAAGTTTGGCAACCCTACGGTTGTTTCTCTAACTTTTCCCTGCACTCAATTGAAATGCACAATACTTTATGGGCAACCGTAGAGCATTATTACCAAGCACAAAAGTTTGCAGGAAGTCCTGACGAAGAAATTATTCCTATAATTCATCAAGCTTCTACTCCAGAGGAAGCAGCGGCTTTAGGACGGTGTTCAAGTCGTCAAATGCGTTCCGATTGGGAGTTAGTGAAAACTCAGATTATGCGAGAAGCGGTACTTAATAAATTTCTTACTCACCATGATATTAGAGACATTCTACTTTCAACTGGTGACAGATTGCTTGTAGAAGATTCACCAAGAGATTATTTCTGGGGTTGTGGTGCGAATAAAACCGGACAAAATCATTTAGGGCAAATCTTAATGAGTGTGCGTGAAGAACTCCGCATACTATCTATGAAAGCAATCGCGAAGTAG